The Bacteroidota bacterium genome includes a region encoding these proteins:
- a CDS encoding phosphosulfolactate synthase yields the protein MNFELSSLPQRNAKPRTHGITMVMDKGLSIREAEDLLTVSEPYIDLLKLGFGTAFVTPKIEDKLAVYRNANIPTYFGGTLFEAFVARDQFDDYLRLLEKYKMQYAEVSDGSIELEHDVKCDYISKLAKHVTVLSEVGSKDETKILAPYKWIELMKKEIEAGSYKVIAEARESGTVGIYHSKGEVRSDLIDEILTVISEDKIIWEAPIKSQQVYFIKLLGANVNLGNIAPNEIIPLETLRLGLRGDTFHHFLK from the coding sequence ATGAACTTTGAACTAAGCAGTCTTCCCCAGAGAAACGCGAAACCCCGCACACATGGCATTACAATGGTAATGGACAAGGGATTAAGCATCAGGGAAGCAGAAGACCTTTTAACTGTTTCTGAACCTTATATCGACTTACTTAAACTTGGTTTTGGGACTGCTTTTGTTACTCCGAAAATTGAGGACAAGCTAGCAGTTTATAGAAATGCCAATATTCCTACCTATTTCGGGGGTACTCTCTTTGAGGCTTTTGTAGCGAGAGATCAATTTGACGATTATTTGCGGTTGCTGGAAAAATATAAAATGCAATATGCGGAAGTGAGTGATGGTTCTATTGAATTGGAGCATGATGTTAAATGTGATTATATCTCCAAATTGGCAAAACACGTTACTGTTTTAAGTGAAGTTGGATCAAAAGATGAAACTAAAATATTAGCTCCCTACAAATGGATAGAGCTGATGAAAAAAGAAATTGAAGCAGGAAGTTATAAAGTGATAGCAGAAGCTCGTGAAAGCGGAACTGTTGGAATTTATCACAGCAAAGGTGAGGTGCGCAGCGATCTTATAGATGAAATTTTAACTGTAATTTCTGAAGATAAAATTATCTGGGAAGCTCCGATTAAAAGTCAGCAGGTTTATTTTATTAAATTATTAGGTGCCAATGTAAATCTTGGAAATATCGCACCTAATGAAATTATTCCACTCGAAACTTTACGCCTTGGATTAAGAGGTGATACATTTCATCACTTTTTGAAATAA
- a CDS encoding DUF3467 domain-containing protein, which produces MSDLKDKNQLNIELSEEIAEGIYSNLAIITHSSAEFVIDFIRVMPGVPKAKVKSRILMTPQHAKRLLKALTDNISKFENTHGDIKDNEGFGGIPMNFGPTAKA; this is translated from the coding sequence ATGAGCGATTTAAAAGACAAAAATCAACTGAACATAGAACTTTCTGAGGAAATTGCCGAAGGGATCTATTCCAACCTTGCCATAATTACACATTCCAGTGCTGAATTTGTTATAGATTTTATCAGAGTTATGCCGGGTGTGCCTAAAGCAAAGGTTAAAAGCCGAATTCTGATGACCCCTCAGCATGCCAAAAGGCTTTTAAAGGCACTTACTGATAATATTTCAAAATTTGAGAATACGCATGGTGATATCAAGGATAATGAAGGTTTTGGGGGTATTCCAATGAATTTTGGTCCTACCGCTAAGGCCTGA
- a CDS encoding shikimate dehydrogenase: MRKFGLIGYPLTHSFSEKYFAEKFEKEEIEDSNYSLFPLENIEDVRFLFEVEKDLHGLNVTIPYKETVIQYLDDLDNTAQKIGAVNCIKIDEIQKVGYNTDYAAFRDSLKPLLKTHHKKALILGTGGASKAVNYALQELNIQPVFVSRNKSENNFIYSELTGDIIAEYPVIINCTPTGMYPAINVAPEIPYQSLSKNNLLFDLIYNPEKTLFLQQGEKQGSIIKNGLEMLQLQAEYAWEIWNTEQE, encoded by the coding sequence ATGAGAAAATTTGGTTTAATAGGATATCCGCTTACCCATTCCTTTTCTGAAAAATATTTTGCAGAAAAATTTGAGAAAGAAGAAATTGAAGACAGTAATTATTCCTTATTCCCATTAGAAAATATTGAAGATGTAAGATTTTTATTCGAAGTGGAAAAAGATCTTCATGGATTAAATGTCACAATTCCATATAAAGAAACCGTAATACAATATCTAGATGACCTTGATAACACAGCACAAAAAATAGGTGCCGTTAATTGCATTAAAATAGATGAGATACAAAAGGTAGGATACAATACAGATTACGCTGCGTTTCGTGACTCACTAAAACCATTATTGAAAACACATCACAAAAAAGCATTGATACTTGGAACAGGTGGCGCATCAAAAGCGGTCAATTATGCACTTCAGGAATTAAATATTCAACCCGTTTTTGTATCTAGAAATAAATCGGAAAATAATTTTATTTATTCTGAATTAACCGGAGATATTATTGCGGAATATCCTGTAATAATAAATTGTACTCCAACCGGCATGTATCCTGCAATAAATGTTGCTCCTGAAATACCATATCAGTCATTATCAAAAAATAATTTGTTGTTTGATCTGATCTACAATCCAGAAAAAACACTATTTCTGCAACAGGGTGAGAAACAAGGAAGCATTATTAAAAACGGGTTGGAAATGTTGCAACTTCAAGCTGAATATGCCTGGGAGATCTGGAATACGGAACAGGAATAA
- a CDS encoding tetratricopeptide repeat protein, giving the protein MMNEDFNERENTEIAELIELFEKCLSSNEQHYFDEDSLERILEYYEMRNLSDRAEAVVDYAIMQNPNSSDFLVRKAEFLLNRKKYKESLELLDKAYLFDTREIDIFLIRSDIYLETNEPEKAAETLFEALKIADKEEQDVIYAELSDIYEIQEDFEKAFDCLSKALDINPINEDALFKLSHIVDMTDKYDESISIHTAITEKEPYAWLAWYNLGKAYMGLSLFEKAIEAFEFVMAIDENFDLVYRDAADIYYRLDDFKKAIEMFEIAHEKSGGYEDYSFRIGLCYERMENYKSARFQFRKAARQDPFMHEAYFRIGETYRIEDRFDAALVNYKKALKLDESNEDYICTIISIYKMLDRDPEVINYLNWLVNVRPDILTYWLDYIIYLLDIEKYDQVIEVTAEAINRSGHYAEYFYLQSAALFLTGKERESISVLEHALTLDYVRHAILYEVCKDFVMNKKVQDVINLYNNN; this is encoded by the coding sequence ATGATGAATGAGGATTTTAACGAAAGGGAAAACACAGAGATTGCGGAGTTGATTGAGTTGTTTGAAAAATGTTTAAGCAGCAACGAGCAGCACTATTTCGATGAAGACAGCCTGGAGCGCATTCTGGAATATTATGAAATGCGCAACCTCAGCGACCGTGCGGAAGCTGTGGTGGATTATGCCATTATGCAAAATCCTAACTCCTCAGACTTTCTTGTGCGCAAAGCAGAATTTTTACTCAACAGGAAAAAATACAAGGAATCACTGGAATTATTGGATAAGGCTTACCTTTTTGATACACGAGAAATTGACATTTTTCTTATTCGTTCCGACATCTATCTCGAAACAAATGAACCGGAAAAGGCAGCAGAAACACTTTTTGAGGCACTGAAAATTGCGGATAAGGAGGAACAGGATGTTATTTATGCCGAACTCAGCGATATTTACGAAATTCAGGAAGATTTCGAAAAAGCCTTTGATTGTCTTTCCAAAGCATTGGATATCAATCCAATAAATGAGGATGCACTTTTCAAACTTTCACATATTGTCGACATGACCGACAAATACGACGAAAGTATATCCATACATACCGCTATTACCGAAAAAGAACCTTATGCCTGGTTGGCGTGGTATAATTTGGGTAAGGCATATATGGGATTAAGCCTCTTTGAAAAAGCAATTGAAGCTTTTGAATTTGTGATGGCAATCGACGAAAATTTCGACCTTGTTTATCGCGATGCAGCAGATATTTATTATCGCCTTGACGATTTTAAGAAGGCAATTGAAATGTTTGAAATTGCGCATGAAAAATCGGGAGGATATGAAGATTATAGTTTCCGTATAGGTTTATGTTATGAACGCATGGAAAATTATAAATCTGCACGTTTTCAATTTCGCAAAGCTGCGCGTCAGGATCCATTTATGCATGAAGCATATTTTCGCATAGGGGAAACTTACCGCATTGAAGATCGTTTTGATGCCGCTTTGGTGAATTATAAAAAAGCATTAAAACTCGATGAGAGCAATGAGGATTATATCTGCACTATTATCAGTATTTATAAAATGCTTGACAGAGATCCAGAGGTAATTAATTATTTAAATTGGTTGGTTAATGTGCGTCCTGATATTTTAACTTACTGGTTGGATTATATTATTTATCTTCTTGATATTGAAAAATATGACCAGGTGATTGAAGTGACTGCCGAAGCAATAAACCGCTCAGGACATTATGCCGAATATTTTTATCTGCAAAGTGCCGCTTTATTCCTAACAGGTAAAGAACGCGAATCCATTTCCGTTCTCGAACATGCATTAACTTTAGATTATGTTCGTCACGCAATTTTATATGAAGTATGTAAAGATTTTGTGATGAACAAAAAGGTGCAGGATGTGATTAATCTTTATAATAATAATTAG
- a CDS encoding DedA family protein: MESIHWFIDTFLHLDKYLAEWITTYENWIYVIMFMIIFIETGIVIWPWLPGDSLLFAAGTFCAIGSLNIFILIPLLIIAAILGDTSNYFIGKYFGERAMKLKFRGKQILKAEHLDKTHKFYERHGAKTIILARFVPIVRTIAPFIAGMGTMTYKKFLTYNIAGALLWIPSITILGFALGHNEYVKKNFEIVVLAIIFISIIPIIVELIKGKMAKSNKPVP; this comes from the coding sequence ATGGAATCTATACATTGGTTTATTGATACCTTTCTGCATTTGGATAAATACCTCGCTGAATGGATCACTACATATGAAAATTGGATATATGTGATCATGTTCATGATCATTTTTATTGAAACCGGTATTGTTATCTGGCCATGGCTCCCCGGTGACTCTCTTTTATTTGCCGCAGGAACTTTTTGTGCAATTGGATCACTCAATATTTTTATTTTAATTCCACTTTTGATCATTGCAGCAATTTTAGGAGATACATCCAATTATTTTATTGGAAAATATTTTGGTGAAAGAGCAATGAAATTAAAATTTCGGGGTAAACAAATATTAAAAGCAGAACACCTGGATAAAACACATAAGTTTTATGAAAGACATGGTGCTAAAACCATTATCCTCGCTCGTTTTGTTCCTATTGTGCGCACTATAGCTCCTTTTATTGCAGGTATGGGAACCATGACCTATAAAAAATTTCTTACCTATAATATCGCGGGAGCATTACTTTGGATCCCATCCATTACAATATTAGGATTTGCTTTAGGACATAACGAATATGTGAAAAAGAATTTTGAAATTGTTGTTCTGGCAATCATTTTCATTTCTATAATTCCTATCATTGTGGAATTAATAAAAGGTAAAATGGCAAAATCAAATAAACCTGTTCCATGA
- a CDS encoding M1 family metallopeptidase, which yields MNKLVLLLIAILTVNLQRSVSAQTTSYWQQNVDYEINVTLDDVNHALNGSLAIRYTNNSPDDLAFIWIHLWPNAYKNTKTAFARQKFEQGSQTFQYAKEEDRGYIDNLNFKVGGDDVKLEYDEENPDIAKLILNSPVKSGETISIKTTFHVKIPKCFSRMGHTGQQYQISQWYPKPAVYDAQGWHPIPYLDQGEFYSEFGNFHVFITVPENYVVGASGDLQTKSEVAFLDKIARETERNKFDTTDLSFPPSSEKTKTIEYQLKNSHDFAWFADKRFNVMKSGIVLPESERTVTTYAYFNDEHADEWKKACEYINRAVLFYSENVGEYPWNVAQAVDGSLEVEGAGGMEYPTITVLSGDLDAESLDNVITHEVGHNWFYGIIGSNERVHGWMDEGINTYYENRYMDTYYTERNAIGVPPVLANLIGVDTSSDDNIVWNINQVCIKQNKSQAVNTPSTAFTPINYGLVMYMETAYFFRYLTDVLGKDEFDRIMHTYYDTYEFKHVYPGDMQKLFEAETGENYAWFFEKLINSDRGPDYSIGKFQKGKTAMAVDIENKSDIPAPFSLSLMDGDSILRTDWFRGFTNSQTIYVNYKSEWNVTHLKIDAQQTIPETERENNTIKTSGVFKTIEPLQLKFAGFGVDDPTRTTINYLPIFGSNENDGFMLGLGVWNMILPTPLIDFVAAPMYSFNAETLVGQGSIGLNIYPKSGFIDRLRISESVMSYSYDDFTVTSPNDTLDIIPQFRKFETKIEVDLAKKEFKSKLKHTIQFRNLFIMEEDKYFFVDDAGLINTTGFSSFFVQELSYRLSNQITRLPHSLRVVGEMNDDAFKFYTEFNITYTYPKKKYGVDLRLFAGLMNIYSVDGDYAKDVFTLSGNNGFNDDLYDEIYFARNSDNGIKSQQISMTDGFFKTPGLNGGIATSNDKLFAANIEVPLPFNIPVALFADLGTLGSIDPDISGKLLYDAGVMIRLPNNIFEIYFPLLWSDDIKTQIEGGPYGEKISFMLNLDIGNVFELMRKLEI from the coding sequence ATGAACAAACTGGTTTTACTACTTATAGCGATATTGACCGTTAATTTACAGCGTTCTGTCTCAGCTCAAACAACGAGTTATTGGCAGCAAAATGTGGATTATGAGATAAATGTTACCCTGGATGACGTAAACCATGCGCTGAATGGCTCATTGGCAATACGTTATACTAATAATTCGCCCGACGACCTGGCTTTTATCTGGATACATTTATGGCCAAATGCCTATAAAAACACCAAAACGGCTTTCGCCCGACAAAAATTTGAACAGGGAAGCCAAACTTTTCAATATGCAAAAGAGGAGGATAGAGGGTATATTGATAATTTGAATTTTAAAGTTGGTGGTGATGATGTTAAACTGGAATATGATGAAGAAAATCCCGATATCGCCAAATTAATACTCAACTCTCCGGTTAAATCAGGCGAAACAATTAGCATTAAAACCACTTTTCATGTAAAGATCCCAAAATGTTTTTCGAGAATGGGACATACCGGACAACAATACCAGATCTCGCAGTGGTATCCTAAACCGGCTGTGTATGATGCGCAGGGATGGCATCCGATACCGTATTTGGATCAGGGTGAATTTTACAGTGAATTCGGAAATTTTCATGTTTTTATTACCGTTCCCGAAAATTATGTGGTGGGGGCAAGTGGTGATCTGCAAACAAAAAGTGAAGTTGCATTTTTAGATAAAATTGCAAGAGAAACAGAAAGAAATAAATTTGATACTACCGATCTTTCATTTCCTCCATCCTCAGAAAAAACAAAAACAATTGAATATCAATTAAAAAATTCGCATGACTTTGCGTGGTTTGCTGACAAAAGATTTAATGTAATGAAAAGTGGAATTGTTTTACCGGAGTCGGAAAGAACAGTTACTACTTATGCATATTTTAATGATGAACATGCCGATGAATGGAAAAAAGCCTGTGAATATATTAATCGCGCAGTTTTATTTTATTCAGAAAATGTTGGTGAATATCCATGGAATGTTGCACAAGCAGTTGATGGTTCGCTGGAAGTGGAAGGTGCAGGTGGAATGGAATATCCAACTATAACAGTATTATCAGGTGATCTGGATGCAGAATCTTTGGATAATGTAATTACGCATGAGGTTGGACATAATTGGTTTTACGGAATTATAGGAAGCAATGAACGTGTTCACGGTTGGATGGATGAGGGAATAAATACCTATTATGAAAATCGGTATATGGATACCTATTACACTGAAAGAAATGCTATTGGCGTACCACCCGTACTTGCAAATTTAATTGGTGTGGATACAAGTTCAGATGATAATATAGTTTGGAATATAAATCAGGTGTGTATAAAACAAAATAAATCGCAAGCAGTTAATACACCATCTACTGCATTTACGCCAATTAATTATGGTTTGGTAATGTACATGGAAACCGCATATTTTTTCCGTTATTTAACTGATGTTTTAGGAAAAGATGAATTCGATCGCATAATGCATACGTATTATGATACCTACGAATTTAAACATGTGTATCCCGGTGACATGCAAAAATTATTTGAAGCAGAAACAGGTGAAAATTATGCATGGTTCTTCGAAAAATTAATTAACTCAGATAGAGGTCCTGATTATAGCATAGGAAAATTCCAAAAAGGAAAAACTGCAATGGCAGTGGATATTGAAAATAAATCTGATATCCCGGCTCCCTTTTCATTAAGTTTAATGGATGGCGACAGTATTTTAAGAACGGATTGGTTCAGAGGATTTACGAATAGTCAGACCATTTATGTAAATTATAAAAGTGAATGGAATGTAACGCATTTAAAAATTGATGCGCAACAAACAATTCCCGAAACTGAAAGAGAAAATAATACAATAAAAACTTCAGGTGTATTTAAAACAATTGAACCCCTGCAATTAAAATTTGCCGGCTTTGGGGTGGATGATCCAACTCGAACTACGATAAATTATTTACCCATTTTTGGTTCCAACGAAAACGATGGATTTATGTTGGGACTGGGTGTTTGGAATATGATCTTGCCAACACCCTTAATTGATTTTGTTGCTGCTCCTATGTACTCATTTAACGCAGAAACTTTAGTAGGGCAGGGGAGTATAGGATTAAACATTTATCCGAAAAGTGGATTTATCGATAGGTTGCGTATTTCAGAATCTGTGATGAGTTACAGTTACGATGATTTTACTGTAACTTCTCCAAATGATACGCTGGATATAATTCCACAGTTTAGAAAATTTGAAACAAAAATTGAAGTTGACCTTGCTAAAAAAGAATTTAAAAGCAAATTAAAACATACTATTCAATTCCGAAATTTATTTATTATGGAAGAGGATAAATATTTTTTTGTGGATGATGCAGGATTAATAAATACAACCGGGTTTTCTTCCTTTTTTGTTCAGGAATTGTCGTATCGGCTTTCCAATCAAATTACCAGATTGCCACATTCACTAAGAGTGGTGGGTGAAATGAATGACGATGCCTTTAAATTTTATACGGAATTTAATATTACTTACACATATCCAAAAAAGAAATATGGAGTTGATCTGCGATTGTTTGCAGGATTGATGAATATTTATTCTGTTGATGGTGATTACGCAAAGGATGTATTTACCTTATCCGGTAATAATGGTTTCAACGACGACCTTTATGATGAAATTTATTTTGCGCGCAACAGCGACAATGGAATTAAATCACAACAAATTTCCATGACAGATGGATTTTTCAAAACCCCCGGATTAAACGGTGGAATTGCTACAAGCAACGATAAATTATTTGCTGCAAATATTGAAGTGCCATTGCCATTTAATATCCCTGTTGCATTATTTGCTGATCTCGGAACCTTAGGGTCAATTGATCCCGATATTTCCGGAAAATTATTATACGATGCCGGAGTAATGATCCGTTTGCCAAACAATATTTTCGAAATATATTTCCCATTACTTTGGTCAGATGATATTAAAACTCAAATTGAAGGTGGTCCCTACGGAGAGAAAATTTCTTTTATGTTGAATTTGGATATTGGGAATGTGTTTGAATTAATGCGGAAACTAGAGATTTAG
- a CDS encoding L,D-transpeptidase family protein, with the protein MSKNNILLLLSFLLIIASFLSCKKNAAENETIMPDDSVVVIKKVFYPLHIDSTKIAAFIKTYPVFSFHAEEIKTFYKNRDSRSAWFNEYGIVEQGGLFINLLDHFDEEGLKDSVIYYSKLKKQYNIISDLNYSYSGADSLTTQFELMLTAEFFIYAQKVWFGLNEKTTKELDWYITRKTIPSVSMLDSILAGGKNSFTAFDPLFPQYPLLKKYLKKYKEIPDSIVWNKLILPQGIKFYKEGDSASIIPIIKFRLNILGDLAENDSSQVFDVTMGEAVKKFQSRHGLKPDGSIGEKFLAEINVTPAERKQQLELNMERCRWIPNETGENYILVNIPAYKMYIYEEDTLNFTINVVVGKSTTSTTIFNDELEYVVFSPYWVPPPSILNNEILPSLKKNKNYLEKENMEAFDGNGKTIDVSNVDWSSYSKMPYRIRQKPGGNNSLGWVKFLFPNEHNIYFHDTPSRSLFKESQRNFSHGCIRLEEPKKLAEYLLRNDSIYTQQKIDSLYYLGKETYVKLKEKTPVFLVYFTAWVDENGEINFRKDIYGHDVKLEKTLFAEEEHAN; encoded by the coding sequence ATGTCGAAAAACAATATTCTATTACTGCTGAGTTTTTTATTGATAATAGCTTCCTTTTTATCTTGTAAAAAAAATGCTGCTGAAAATGAAACTATCATGCCCGACGATAGTGTGGTTGTAATTAAAAAGGTATTTTATCCACTGCACATCGACTCGACTAAAATAGCGGCGTTTATTAAAACATATCCTGTGTTTTCTTTTCATGCGGAGGAAATAAAAACATTTTACAAAAACAGAGATTCCAGATCGGCATGGTTTAATGAATATGGAATTGTAGAGCAAGGAGGATTGTTTATTAATTTGTTAGATCATTTTGATGAAGAAGGGTTAAAAGATTCTGTTATTTATTACTCCAAATTAAAAAAACAATATAACATTATTTCTGATCTCAATTACTCCTATTCGGGTGCGGATAGTTTGACAACACAATTTGAATTAATGCTTACTGCCGAATTTTTTATTTATGCGCAAAAGGTTTGGTTCGGATTAAATGAAAAAACTACAAAGGAATTAGATTGGTATATCACACGAAAAACCATTCCTTCTGTTTCCATGTTGGATTCAATTTTAGCGGGAGGAAAAAATTCGTTCACGGCGTTTGATCCTTTATTTCCCCAATACCCTTTATTAAAAAAGTATTTAAAAAAATACAAAGAAATTCCTGATTCCATAGTTTGGAATAAATTAATATTACCACAGGGAATTAAATTTTATAAAGAAGGTGATTCGGCATCCATTATACCCATCATTAAATTTCGTTTGAACATTTTAGGAGATCTGGCTGAAAATGACTCTAGTCAAGTGTTTGATGTTACCATGGGGGAAGCGGTCAAAAAATTCCAATCGCGGCACGGACTAAAACCGGATGGCTCCATTGGTGAAAAGTTTTTAGCGGAAATAAATGTCACACCTGCCGAACGCAAACAGCAACTGGAATTAAACATGGAACGCTGCCGATGGATACCAAATGAAACCGGAGAAAATTATATTTTGGTAAATATCCCTGCATATAAAATGTATATCTATGAAGAGGATACACTCAATTTTACAATTAATGTGGTAGTAGGAAAATCAACCACGAGCACAACCATATTTAATGATGAATTGGAATATGTTGTATTCAGTCCATATTGGGTTCCTCCACCAAGTATTTTAAATAATGAAATACTTCCTTCTTTAAAAAAGAATAAAAATTATTTGGAGAAGGAAAACATGGAAGCCTTCGACGGAAATGGCAAAACCATTGATGTGAGTAATGTTGACTGGAGCAGCTATTCAAAAATGCCCTACAGAATCCGTCAAAAACCCGGGGGAAATAATTCGTTGGGATGGGTGAAATTTTTATTCCCTAACGAACACAATATTTATTTTCACGATACTCCTTCGCGGTCGCTTTTTAAAGAATCGCAACGCAATTTCAGCCATGGATGCATACGATTGGAAGAACCCAAAAAACTTGCAGAATATTTATTGAGGAATGATTCTATTTATACACAACAAAAAATAGATTCACTTTATTATCTCGGCAAAGAAACCTACGTTAAATTGAAGGAAAAAACACCTGTTTTCCTTGTTTATTTCACAGCATGGGTTGATGAAAATGGCGAAATTAATTTCCGTAAAGACATTTATGGACATGATGTGAAGTTGGAGAAAACGCTGTTTGCAGAGGAGGAACACGCAAATTAG
- a CDS encoding YdeI/OmpD-associated family protein, giving the protein MPIKPNPIDLYISKAQPFAQPILTHFRKLVHDTCPDAEEKMKWGMPFFDYKGQMLCNMASFKQHCAFGFWKASLMKDAQLLENAKSESAMGHLGKITSMKDMPSDKKIIGWIKEAMKLNDEGKSVPKPKPTEKDKKELIVPKQLQAALNKNKKAKSTFENFAYSHRKEYIQWITEAKTETTRDKRIATTIEWLTEGKGRHWKYQG; this is encoded by the coding sequence ATGCCAATCAAACCAAACCCAATCGATCTCTACATCTCCAAAGCACAACCCTTTGCTCAACCCATACTCACACACTTCCGCAAACTGGTTCACGATACCTGTCCAGATGCAGAAGAAAAAATGAAATGGGGAATGCCATTTTTTGATTATAAAGGACAGATGTTGTGTAACATGGCATCCTTTAAACAACATTGTGCCTTTGGATTCTGGAAGGCTTCATTAATGAAAGACGCCCAATTATTGGAAAATGCAAAATCAGAATCCGCCATGGGACATTTAGGCAAAATTACTTCCATGAAAGATATGCCTTCCGATAAAAAAATAATTGGCTGGATAAAAGAAGCGATGAAATTAAATGACGAAGGCAAAAGTGTACCCAAACCAAAACCCACAGAAAAAGATAAAAAAGAATTGATCGTCCCAAAACAATTACAAGCTGCACTCAATAAAAATAAAAAAGCAAAATCCACCTTCGAAAATTTCGCCTACTCCCATCGCAAAGAATATATTCAATGGATAACAGAAGCAAAAACAGAAACGACCAGAGATAAAAGAATTGCAACAACTATTGAGTGGTTGACAGAGGGTAAGGGAAGACATTGGAAATATCAGGGATGA